A stretch of the Lineus longissimus chromosome 10, tnLinLong1.2, whole genome shotgun sequence genome encodes the following:
- the LOC135494338 gene encoding uncharacterized protein LOC135494338, protein MRKVAGSIDDGTEIDITMIKKAIDGMSKKKAADREGFRPEHLKLLSCSQLAMEKLTAIFNSIMKAKKAPKIMKTAYKIPIPKKGKDSLLLDNYRGITITSIFGKLLELICLMCTEKDLTDGQSGLQYGFSAGRSPSMASLLVTEAIAETKEKKQDLLICSLDARKAFDVVSHSRLKLKMFGTPMKKFLWCLIDDLYDSSTEVVRWCGEDSREYAVRQGVKQGAVMSPTLYKLYANDLASSLTKAGLGLHIGPTYIGSPGCADDLLLLTSSPMELQAMMSVSNDHSNTNLYELHPVKSVVCPHHQSQASSSKAQEWHLGGKPAAIAGDFVHLGLNWQKGKTRPDISPRITLARRTAYALMGVGFHSYNGLDPSASMKIYDTFVIPRLLHGLEATILSAAQVSQLDLFHRKALRLIQSLPESTAKSAIYLLLGTIPIEATIHARQLSLFGAITRLDRNNPLWQVAQRQLSLKSDTSKSWFNKICKTAEKYGINIHQALQHPWKKCHWKDNTIMLIKDSWTNALVSEAQARKTLQWIILDQVWIGRPHPLWQACKGKQYLVTEATTRARLLVGRFGLRQDRVRFNKQEVDPQCPLCRSEEEDAPHFLVTCPSLEKDRGNLISTLCSLYQGDGLPPPQTKTELCYAILNGWGYRMDVLTYYTIHTLNGNTKNINTSSIRNTPIISLKSNTDRANSLCNLICHRLYIARDCKYNDLL, encoded by the coding sequence ATGCGTAAAGTGGCAGGAAGCATTGATGACGGTACTGAAATTGACATCACAATGATAAAGAAAGCGATTGACGGGATGAGCAAGAAGAAAGCGGCCGATAGAGAAGGATTCCGCCCAGAACATTTAAAATTACTCTCCTGCTCCCAACTTGCCATGGAAAAGCTCACTGCCATTTTCAACTCCATCATGAAGGCGAAAAAGGCCCCGAAGATAATGAAGACGGCGTACAAGATCCCAATTCCAAAGAAAGGAAAGGACTCCTTATTGCTAGATAACTACCGCGGGATCACAATAACGTCAATCTTTGGTAAACTACTGGAGCTGATTTGCCTCATGTGCACTGAGAAAGACCTCACAGATGGGCAGAGCGGACTTCAGTATGGCTTTTCAGCCGGAAGATCACCTTCAATGGCCTCTCTTCTTGTGACTGAAGCCATCGCCGAAACCAAGGAAAAGAAACAGGACCTGCTGATCTGCTCACTTGATGCTCGCAAAGCCTTTGATGTTGTGTCCCACTCTCGCCTCAAACTCAAGATGTTTGGTACACCAATGAAGAAATTTCTGTGGTGTCTGATTGACGATCTGTATGACTCCAGTACAGAGGTTGTGAGATGGTGCGGTGAAGACAGCAGGGAATATGCAGTCCGACAAGGAGTGAAGCAAGGTGCAGTCATGTCTCCGACACTTTACAAGTTGTATGCAAACGATTTGGCATCATCCCTCACTAAAGCAGGGCTGGGACTGCATATAGGCCCTACATACATCGGATCCCCTGGCTGCGCCGATGACCTACTCCTTCTCACATCAAGTCCCATGGAACTTCAAGCAATGATGTCAGTCAGCAACGACCACTCAAACACCAATCTTTATGAACTACATCCAGTGAAATCAGTAGTATGTCCACACCACCAGTCGCAAGCAAGTTCAAGTAAAGCTCAGGAATGGCACCTGGGTGGCAAACCAGCTGCTATAGCGGGGGATTTCGTACATCTTGGGCTAAACTGGCAAAAGGGAAAGACGCGTCCTGATATTTCACCGAGGATTACCCTGGCAAGACGGACAGCATATGCCCTGATGGGTGTGGGTTTTCACAGCTATAATGGTCTAGACCCTTCCGCATCAATGAAAATCTATGACACCTTCGTCATCCCAAGACTTCTGCATGGTCTCGAAGCCACCATCTTGTCGGCAGCTCAAGTGTCCCAACTCGATCTCTTTCACCGAAAGGCACTAAGACTAATCCAGAGTCTACCGGAAAGCACAGCTAAGTCGGCCATCTACCTGCTGCTTGGAACAATACCAATCGAGGCAACAATTCACGCACGTCAACTCTCCCTGTTTGGAGCCATCACAAGACTCGACAGAAATAATCCCCTATGGCAAGTCGCGCAAAGACAACTGTCTCTTAAATCAGATACCTCGAAGAGCTGGTTTAACAAGATATGTAAAACAGCCGAAAAGTATGGCATCAACATCCACCAGGCACTTCAACACCCCTGGAAGAAATGCCACTGGAAGGATAACACCATCATGTTGATTAAGGACTCGTGGACCAACGCCTTAGTTTCTGAAGCTCAAGCCAGAAAGACCCTCCAATGGATTATCCTCGACCAGGTATGGATAGGTCGCCCCCACCCTCTGTGGCAAGCTTGTAAAGGAAAGCAGTATCTAGTTACAGAGGCAACTACAAGAGCAAGACTCCTGGTTGGTAGATTTGGCCTACGACAGGACAGAGTACGCTTCAACAAGCAAGAGGTTGATCCCCAATGCCCATTATGTCGCTCGGAAGAGGAAGATGCCCCACACTTTCTAGTCACATGCCCATCTCTTGAGAAGGATCGAGGGAATCTGATCTCGACACTATGCAGTCTATACCAAGGAGACGGACTACCCCCTCCTCAGACGAAGACAGAGTTGTGCTATGCGATTTTGAACGGCTGGGGATACAGGATGGATGTACTGACCTATTACACTATACACACACTGAATGGCAACACCAAAAATATTAACACAAGCTCAATTCGAAATACTCCtataatttcattaaaatcaaacaCTGACAGGGCCAACTCGCTATGCAACTTAATATGCCACAGACTATATATCGCCAGAGACTGTAAATACAACGACCTTTTATAA